A single window of Leptospira koniambonensis DNA harbors:
- a CDS encoding lipin/Ned1/Smp2 family protein → MRFFLLALCLTAFSMGVWADCPDYTTPSNPPTFSKPTKRSFRNFGNTILAGLYVPYHMVYDTIVKSGSNATMVGKFDYDAVFHKDLENEYIHVYIYGTAMSGWTYVGRYTTNGDGKITANLGIRATGDYIVRMVVEGDLSSADGYLTVADPGRQTVLFDVDGTLTTNDFEALADYAGIKIADAYYYAPETVNAYRNKGYQIVYLTGRPYWNTKDTREWFPLKGMKSWHYHPSSDYLGANVQAYKTDYINYLRNTVGLDIIRAYGNASTDIAAYAAGGIPKADTWIIGENAGKEGTQSITGNYSLHYNTVVASTPQASSCY, encoded by the coding sequence ATGCGATTCTTTTTGTTAGCACTATGCTTAACCGCGTTCTCGATGGGCGTTTGGGCAGATTGTCCGGACTATACCACTCCTTCTAACCCACCTACCTTTTCAAAACCTACCAAAAGAAGTTTTCGAAATTTCGGAAATACGATTTTAGCGGGTTTATATGTACCTTATCATATGGTTTACGATACGATCGTAAAATCAGGATCGAATGCAACTATGGTTGGTAAATTTGATTATGATGCAGTATTTCATAAAGATTTGGAAAATGAATACATTCACGTTTATATCTACGGAACTGCGATGAGTGGCTGGACTTATGTTGGTCGTTATACCACAAATGGTGATGGTAAGATCACTGCGAACTTAGGTATTCGTGCAACTGGCGACTATATTGTTCGTATGGTGGTAGAAGGTGATCTATCTAGTGCTGACGGTTATTTAACTGTGGCTGATCCTGGTCGCCAAACTGTTCTATTCGATGTGGATGGAACCTTGACCACAAATGATTTCGAAGCTCTTGCAGATTATGCAGGTATCAAAATTGCGGACGCATATTATTATGCTCCGGAAACCGTGAATGCATATCGTAACAAAGGATATCAGATCGTTTATTTAACTGGTCGTCCTTATTGGAATACAAAGGATACTCGTGAATGGTTCCCTCTAAAAGGAATGAAATCTTGGCATTACCATCCTAGTTCCGATTATTTAGGCGCGAATGTGCAAGCTTACAAAACTGATTATATCAACTATTTGCGTAATACAGTTGGCCTGGATATTATCCGTGCTTACGGAAATGCAAGTACTGATATCGCTGCATATGCAGCAGGCGGTATTCCAAAAGCGGATACATGGATCATAGGAGAAAATGCAGGCAAAGAAGGGACTCAATCTATTACTGGAAATTATTCTC